The DNA sequence ATGTATGTATTATGGGGTAGTTGGCTTTTAAAATGTACACACATTTTATTTACACCtgataagtatatatatatttaaatgtaaTCGGAATAGTTCAGAGATAGTTCAAgaatgaatcaatcaatcaaatgagAAATTAATATCATTCATGTGCATAGACAAATATTCAATATGTTCTTATTCTAAACACTAAAACTCATGTTTAAGTGCCCTAGACTTTATGTTTTGTTTGGAACAGAATTAAGATCAGAAAATAATTTGAAGATTAATATCCTCAATATTATAGACATTTTTAAGTCAGAAATAGTTTCACCCATGTTGTAGGCTTGTACTATTTGACAGGGCGCTGTAAGCCCAGAGAGTCTCATGAGAGCATTCCGGTTTGGTAAAGTCCGTTTGGAATTTGAATAGCACAGAAGAACCGCCTCTGTCTGATAGGGCCTGATCATCTCAAATGGGTGGAGTTTGCATGTCAATCAATGGCGAACGCAGGTCTCTATTGGCGCAAGCCGTTGTGGGCAGACTCTTCGAAATATATATACTCCGGCAATGTGTGCCAAGCAAATGATTTCTTGCTCGCTTACAGAGGGAAGCGGACAGCCGTGTTCAATGTTTCACCACAGAGCTGACTTAGCCTTCGCCCCCAATAGAAATATCGTGACTTCCACTGAGAGAAAGTCGCTTTTCTGCGTCAGAGAGGAGCGGGAAACGACTAGATCACCGTCATGATCAACACGACGGAGTGTGCAGTGGATGCACAAAGTCTAATATCTATTTCCTTACGGAAGATTCACAACTCCAGGACGCAGAGAGGAGGCATTAAGCTGCACAAAAACCTCCTGGTGTCCTATGTGTTGAGGAACGCCAGACAGGTCTACATGAACGAGAAGTACGCGGAGATCTACAGGATGCAGCAGTACGAAGAGGTGATGACCGTCTGCAACGAGATCCAGGAGTTAAACCCGCTGGATTTGTCCGAGGATTGTGAGGAGCAGAGGGGGGACTGCTGCGGCAACGGCGGGGTGAGCGAGCCGGTGAGTCTGTGTTGTGCTCTGCTGCCAGTGAGCCAACTCGTAGCAGTGCAGTCAGCGCATATGCAACCCCCCTCCGCCTGCTccgcgcctctctctctccaaagcgACGAAGTCTGCAAGGAGACCGAGCCCTCGTTTTACCAGAGCTGTTGTGCGGAGGCTTACCCTGTATCGAATTGCGAGTTTTCCCCGGTGAACAACTTACACTGCAACAAAACGACGGTGCTCGAT is a window from the Oncorhynchus keta strain PuntledgeMale-10-30-2019 chromosome 6, Oket_V2, whole genome shotgun sequence genome containing:
- the LOC118385554 gene encoding immediate early response gene 5-like protein, with product MINTTECAVDAQSLISISLRKIHNSRTQRGGIKLHKNLLVSYVLRNARQVYMNEKYAEIYRMQQYEEVMTVCNEIQELNPLDLSEDCEEQRGDCCGNGGVSEPVSLCCALLPVSQLVAVQSAHMQPPSACSAPLSLQSDEVCKETEPSFYQSCCAEAYPVSNCEFSPVNNLHCNKTTVLDLDTHVVTTVENGYLHQDCCASLQQCCQGAQYSGKKRKVDFEYYISDIEEVPDFTPCKRAKFEDCSYANSEHLDTSNISNLISIFGSGFSGLVSRQADIEQAFALNGQFCSKQALSSLGAMTRAIVAF